The following DNA comes from Streptomyces sp. Ag109_O5-10.
AGGTCGCCCTGGCCCTGGACTTCCTGGGGGAACCCGTGGGGTCGGCGCTGGTGATCGTGGCCGGGGTGGCGGGCTGCCTGCTGGTGCGGCGGCCCCGCGCCGCGGTGCTCGTCGCCGTCGGCTCCGGCCTGACCGTGGGGACGACCACGCTGCTCAAGCACGTGGTGGGACGCACCATCCACGGTCCGGGCAACCTGTCCTACCCGAGCGGGCACACGGCCTTCTTCACCGCGCTCGCCCTCATGGTGGCGCTGCCCGCGGCAGGCCGGCTCGGCCTCGGCAGGGCGGCCGGCCTGTCACTCGTGCTCGCCGCGGCGCTGGCCGCCGGCGCCACCATGGGCTGGGCCGAGGTCGGCCTGGGCGCCCACTACCCGACCGACGCCCTCGGCGGCTGGTGCACCGCGCTGGTGGTGACACCGGCGACCGCGTGGCTGGTCGACCGGACGGTCGACCGGAGCGCCGCGCGCAGGCCCGGCACCGCACTCTGACGTCACGTCACGCCAGGCGGCGGAACACCGGCTTCACCGGTCGCCCGCCCAGCCAGGCGGCGGGGTTGCCGGTGTCCAGCGCCTTCCGGTACACCGCACAGGCCTCGGCCACCACGTCGACGGTGCGGTCGATGTCCGCGTCCTCGAGCGCGCTGCTCACCACGAACGACGGGGCGAGCACTCCGCCGGCGAGGAGCCGGCGCAGGAACAGCGTGCGGTACTGCTGCGAGGGCCGCAGGTCCTCGTCGAGCGTGGCGAAGACCAGGTTGCTGGCCCGGCCCCGGACGACGACGTGGTCGCC
Coding sequences within:
- a CDS encoding phosphatase PAP2 family protein, yielding MGPAGSASRALVPRSLRVWLGPISAAAALVVVVLGVRYAGHSEPGGVDRWLVRPTADSVRGPWRQVALALDFLGEPVGSALVIVAGVAGCLLVRRPRAAVLVAVGSGLTVGTTTLLKHVVGRTIHGPGNLSYPSGHTAFFTALALMVALPAAGRLGLGRAAGLSLVLAAALAAGATMGWAEVGLGAHYPTDALGGWCTALVVTPATAWLVDRTVDRSAARRPGTAL